The nucleotide window AGGTGATTTAGGTACTTCCTATCAATCACGAATGGAGGTAACGACTATCCTCGCCGAACGAATACCTATAACGGTACAAATTACAATGCTCGGTTTAGCCATTGCGATAGTTGTTGGAATTACAGCAGGAATCATTAGTGCAATGCGACGAGGTAGCTGGTTAGATACTGCCGTTAGTTCCGCTTCCATTGCCGGTGTATCTATCCCCGCCTTCTTCTTAGGCTTAATGTTAATGTATATTTTCGCAGTAAAACTTAACTGGTTACCTGCATCTGGTTACAAGCCAGGAGAGCTTAAGTTTTTAATTTTACCAGCTATCACCCTAGGTCTTTCAGTTAGCGGTGTTATTGCTCGAATTACTCGTTCATCTATGATTGATGTATTAAAAATGGATTATATGATTACGTCCTATGCAAAGGGCCTTTCAAAATATCGCATCATTTCTGTGCATGCAATGAAAAATGCCCTCCCTCCTATTTTGACAATTATCGGTGTTCAACTCGGATTACTTCTTTCTGGAGCGGTCATTACCGAAACAATTTTTGGATTACCTGGTGTTGGACGATTATTAATCGATAGTATTTTACAGCGCGATTTACCAATTGTTCAAGGATGTGTAATTTTTATTGCGACTGTATTTTTACTTGTTAATTTATTAACGGATATTAGTTGCCGATTAATTGACCCGCGCATTCGAAGTAATACGTAATGACTAAACCGCGAAAGGAGTTTTCTAAATGGTGAAGCTAGAAACATCAAGCGGAAATATCCCAATGGACAGTACGCAACAAGCGAAGAAAATCAAAAGGAAATTTAAAACAGCAATTTCACTTTCTAATCTCTTCATAGGATTAACTTTAATCATTTTTGTATTAATCATTCTTGCTCCCTTTGTCACAAAATACGAACCCAATACGAATGATTTAACAGCCGTTTTACAAGCGCCATCAGTTAATCATTTTTTAGGAACAGACCATCTTGGTCGAGATATTTTCACACGAATTTTATATGGCGGACAAAAATCTCTAATCATTGCATTTGTCGTACAATCTATTTCAATTTTCATCGGAGTACTGTTAGGATTGCTCGCTGGTTATGTTGGTGGAAAAACAGATAAGTTCATTATG belongs to Solibacillus sp. FSL R7-0682 and includes:
- a CDS encoding ABC transporter permease, whose protein sequence is MFQYSIKRLAEAIPIWIAITLIVFLLMNFIPGDPVMQLMDARSGAMDEAIIEQIREEWGLNEPLHMQYLGFLQNVVQGDLGTSYQSRMEVTTILAERIPITVQITMLGLAIAIVVGITAGIISAMRRGSWLDTAVSSASIAGVSIPAFFLGLMLMYIFAVKLNWLPASGYKPGELKFLILPAITLGLSVSGVIARITRSSMIDVLKMDYMITSYAKGLSKYRIISVHAMKNALPPILTIIGVQLGLLLSGAVITETIFGLPGVGRLLIDSILQRDLPIVQGCVIFIATVFLLVNLLTDISCRLIDPRIRSNT